The genomic segment AGGTATCGAGGCGCTGGCCGCACAGCTCCATCATCTTGCGGTTGCCCAGCGGGTAGGCAAACGCCGCCAGCAGCACCGGCAGCGCGCCCAGCAGCACGTCGCCCAGCGACACCCGACCCACCTGCTCGGCCTGCATCACCACCACGCCCAGCACGATCAGCAGCGAGAAGCCGATGCCGCGCAGCGGGATGCGCCCGCGCACACGGCGAGGCCCATCGGGCGTGGGCGCGGCCACCCATAACAGCGGGGCCAGCAGCGACCCCGCGATGATTGTCAGCTGCCAGGTGCTGGCCACCAGCCAGGCCGGCTGGAAGGCGGCGGCAAAGCACAGCGGCGCGTAGAACAGCCCAAAGCCCACCGTGCTCCAGCCCAGCCAGGCCCACAGGTGCTGCCGCAGCTCGCGCCACATGGCGCGGGCGCTGCCCCGCATATACACGATGGCCAGCAGCATGGGCAGCATCCATACATAGCGCAGCACCGCGCTCCACATCCACGCGCCGCCGCCCAGGTTCATCGAGCGATTCAGCACGAACGAGGTGGCGAAAAACAGCGAGGCAATCAGGCCCAGCACGATCGCTTTCACGGCGAGGCTTCCTCCACTTGCAAAAACGTCCTAGCAGGCAGTATACTATTGAAAAGCAAGCGCCATGCAAAAGTTTTAGGCGTGTTTTAAAAATAATCGTGGAATAGAGCAGCATAGTGCGCTGTGCACACATCCGTTTTTTTAGATATAGTTTGCATTCTAAAGCATCCTATAGCCCGACAAGCAATGCTTTCGCATACGTATTAAAATGCACCGATATAATTTAGCAAAAGTTCAGACCAAAGAAGTACATCACAGCTCTTGACAGCCAAATAACACGTGTTATAATCTACGCGGAGGCCAAACTATGAGAAAGCGCCGCGCTACCAGCCAGGATGTCGCCAAGCGTGCTGGGGTTTCTCGCAGCACCGTCTCAGCCATCCTAAATCACACGCCAGGTATCGGCTACAGCGAAGAGACGCGCAAATCGGTTCTGCAAGCCATCCAAGAGCTCAACTACAAAGTCAACGTCCAAGCCAAGAGCATGCGTACTGGCCTAAGTCGCTGCATCGCAGTCTACGGCAATGTCACCAACCCGCTGTTCTTACAGTCGCTTGATGGCATTCAAGAGGTCTGCAGCAACAACGACTACCACCTGCTGCTCTACGGGGCCAAACGAGACCCGGCCTATCGGTTTTCCATGATCGATGTCTTTCTACAGCACCGCATCGATGGGATCATCTCGGTCGACTACACCACCTTCCAAGATTTCTCGTGGTTTAAGACGATCAGCACCGAAGAGGTGCCCTATGTCTCGATCGAGGGCTACCCAACCAACAGCGATGTCTCATCAGTGCTGATGGACTATGCGCACAGCGTCACGATCGCGCTGGAGTATATGTCGCAGCGCAGCCCGGTGCTGCCGCTCTACCTTGAGCTCTACGACACCGCCGACGGACACTCGTACGAAAACTGGGCCGAGACCAACCGGCGCAACGCCTACTGCCGCTGGATGAAGAGCCACGGCAGCGAGCCGCGCGTGCTGTCCATCGAAGATCAGCCATGGGCCGCTGGCTCGCACTTCTGGATCTCGTGGCTCTCGCAGCAGCAGCTGCCCATGACCGTGCTCTCCAACTGGTCGCGCGGGGCAGCCTATCTCTACCGCGCCGCCTACAGCCTGGGGCTGCGCATCGGGCGCGACCTGCAGGTGATGGCCTGCGACAACACCGAGCGGATCAACGCGCACATGATCCCCACGCTTAGCGCGGTCGAGGTGCCCTACAAAGACATGGGTATCCTCGCCACCAAACGGCTGATCGAGTACATCAGCCATCGTCGGCCCACCACCGACACATCGAGCCAGTGGCTCTCGGCCCGGCTCGTACCAGGCGAAAGTATCTAGATCTCCCCTTCAGGCCGCAGACCCCGCCGCCTTGCAGCCCTGACACCCCCGCATGCTGTTGCTCTAGCCCGATGGCTTGGATGCCCTGGCGCACCCCCAAGCCATCAACCCCAACCCAGCCGCCGCTACGCGGCTGGAGCATGTAAGGATGCACATGAACCCACACCAGCTCTCCTACACGTTTGTCTGCTTCGCAGCCCACATCGACGCATCATGGGGGCATGGCACACCCGCTATCGGCGCCAGACGCATAGCCGATCTCGCCTCAGTCTACGGCATCCCGGTGACATGGATCGTCAACAGCGGCTCGATCACCGAGCTCCAGCCCATGATCCAGGCCCGCCACGAGCGCTGGGGCGACAGCGTGATCCTCTGCACCCCACCGCACCTGCACAGCAACGACACCGCCATGATCAGCGCCGCCCTGCGCGAGGCGATCTGCCGCGAGTGGGAGCTGCTCACCAGCGCCTTCCCATGGGTTGAGGCCAAGGTCGCCGCCGCTGGCTACATCACCCCCGATCTGGTGCGCGTGCTCGACGAGCTCGCGTTCGATGGCCTGTGGGGCTACTGCTGGGAGCAGAGCCGCTGGGACAACATCAGCCACCAGGGCTGCCCATGGGGCATGTGGTATATCGACCCGCTGCGCTACAAGGTGCCCAACCCCAGCAGCGGCGGCATGGTGGCCTGCGAGTGGACCGCGCGCGATCTGCACGCGGCCTACCACACCGGCCAGCCCTGCATCTACTCCACCGATCCCAACGATGTGCTGCGCGCCGGGCTGTGCAGCGCCACATCCGACCGCTACTGGCGCGATCTGTTCGGCCAGTACATGCGCAACACCCAGCACAACCAGCAGGTCATCTTTGTGCAGCACCAAGAGGCCCACGAGATGGAGCGCAGCGACCGATTCGCCATCTGGTCGCAGCAGGAGATCGACGACAGCGCCCGGCTGCTCGGCCAGTTCTTCCACCACGTGCGCAGCAGCGGCGCGACATGCACCAGCCTGCCCGATGCCGTCGCCCGCTATCGGCAGGCCCACAGCGCCACCGCGCCCGCCCTGATGCTCTGCCAGGGCAGCGACGTCGTCCCCCAGATCAATAGCTACACCATGGCCCACGGCGGGGTTTCCAGCGGCCCCTGGCCCGAGACCCTGCTCTACTACGACGCCGAATGCCAGATGGCCTTCGTGCGCGGCAGTGCGACGCCGCATATGCTGCGCAGCTACGTGGGTGCGGCCTCGATGGAGGGAAACTTCAGGGTCGCCAATCTCCCCGAGATCACCATCAAGCACTATACCCGCAGCGCCGGGCGGATCGACATCCAGTTCACCATTGGCCACAGCAGCCCGATGCCCTTTGGTCTTGCCTACTGGGACGATCTCCGTAGCTACCAGATCACCGACATCCAGGGCGTGCACGAGGCCACGATCGTCGAGCACAAGGTGGTGTTCATGCGGCTCACCCTCACCGGCCTGCCCCAGATCATCCATCTCCAGCTGCACGCCGACCAGGCCAATCCTTCCCTCGATGCTTCTTCTGCACCGGCAGAACTGGCATATGCGCTCTTCTCAACAACAGGGATTGGATCATGAAAGGAGACCGCTCATGAAACGGTGGACATCCGCAGCGCTGATCTCGTGCCTGCTTTTCGCCATCGCGGCCTGCGGCACCCCCGGCTCTGTTACACCGCCTGTCGCCCAAGCAACGGCCGTCCCTGGCACCCCGCAGAAGATATCCTGGCTTGTCGGCGCTAGCCCCGAGCAGCTTGTCCAGTACCAGCAGGTGATGAGCGAGGCCCGGCGCGATCTTAACATCGAGGTCGATATCAGCCCAACTACCGCCGACAACTTCAATCAGAAGGTGCAGACCCTGATCGCCGCCAAAGAGAACCCCGAGTTCTGGGTCGGCGGCACCGACTTTGTGCCCTGGGCCAGCCGTGGCGCGGTCAAGCCGATCAACGACTATATCACCACCAACAACTTCGACCTGAGCCGATTCGACCCCAAGACGGTCGACGCCTTCCGCTGGAATGGCAAGCTCTGGCGCATCCCCACGGCCACCTTCACCGTCGTGCTGTTCTACAACGAGGACATGTTCAAGGCCGCAGGTATCGACACGCCGCCGACCGACTGGAACAACAAGACCTGGACGCTCGATGAATTCACCCAGGTCGCCCAGAAGCTGACCATCGACAAAAATGGCAAGAATGCCCTCGACCCAGCCTTCGACCCCAACAACGTGGTGCAGTACGGAATCGCCGACATGCAGTCATTCCTGCTCTACCCATGGTATTTCGGCGGCGATTGGAGCGACAAGGAGGGCAAAACCTTCACCGGCAACTCGCCCGAGGTGGTCAAGGGCCTGCAGACCGTGGCCGACCTGAGCAACAAATACCACGTGCTGCCCACCCCCGCCACTATCAAGGCCCTAGGCGGCGACCTCTTCGCCACCGGCAAGGCGGCCATGACCATGAACGGCAACTGGGCCATCGCCAGCTACAAAGAGAAGCCCAACCTGCACTGGAACGTGGCGGCCTCGCCTATCGGCACCAACCACTCGATCGTGCTCTTCACCGACGGCATCGGCATCGGCGACAACTCCAAGAACCCCGACGCGATGTGGAAGGTCATCGACTGGATCTTCGGCGACGAGACCCACACCAGCGAGTTCATCCAGGCGGCGGGCGGCGGCGCGGCCATCCCGGCCATGACAAGCCTCCAGCGCACCTTCATCAGCGACGCCAAGGAATCGCTGCCCAACCTGCATATCGAGGTCTTCACCGAGGCCACCAAGCACCCCGATGCCAAGCCGATCTACCTGCGCTTCAACCCCAACTGGTCGAAGATCGAGATCGCACTCAACGACGGCCTTGAGCCGCTCTGGTCGGGGAAATCGGATGCCGCGACACTGATGAACGAGCTTCAGCCCAAGATACAAAAGCTGATGGATGAGCCAGTGTCAAATTAATTTACGACACAAATAATATCACAAACAAACTATTTCGATTGGGTCTTGGAAGATTTATTCCAAGACCCAACGGCTTTTTTCACAAAATGTATAACGCATTGGTAATGGCACACATATACAATACATAGTTGAGCGGGGCAAAACAGTTCCGTTTCAGCCTAGCCCAGTATATACCCATGTATTTCTTGGGCAAATTGAACATAAAACGTTCTATTCGCACAACCCCAGCAGACTGGCTCAGGGAGACGGCCCTGGCGAAAGAGAGCATTGATGGCATCATATCAACCTGTTCACAAAGTACCCTACGCAGGGCCACAGGGCCTCTCCCAGCGGTGGGCGCGCAGCTTTCGGCAAAACGCACTTTTCTTCCTGTTTATCTCACCCTGGCTGATCGGTTTCCTAGTCTTCAGCGTCTACCCGCTGCTCTTCTCGATCTGGCTGAGCCTGTCGAAATGGGACATCATCGGCTCCATTCACTATGTCGGGTTCGAGAACTATCGCACCATCTTCACCGAGGACGACTCGTTCTGGCAGTCGCTCAGGGTCACCATCACCTACACCTTCATCAGCGTCCCGCTCAACATGATGGTATCGCTAGGCATCGCGCTGCTGCTCAACCAGAAGATCCGGGGGGTGAAGGTCTGGCGAACCTTGTTCTACCTGCCCTCGCTGATCAGCGGCGTGGCGGTCTCGCTGATCTGGACATGGGTGTTCAACCCCAACACTGGCATCATCAACCAGGCGCTCAGCGCCTTCGGCATCAATGGCCCGATGTGGATCTACGACTCCAACTGGGTCATGCCGGCCCTGATCATCATGGGTCTGTGGGGCGCTGGCGGCAACATGATGATCCTCATCTCGGGTCTGCAGGGCATCCCCACCGCGCTCTACGAGGCCGCCGAGCTCGACGGTGCCAACGCGGCCCAGCGACTTTGGCATATCACGGTGCCCATGCTATCGCCGGTGCTGTTCTTTGTGCTCATCCAGAGCGTCATCGGCACATTCCAGACCTTCACCCAGGCCTACGTGATGACCGACGGCGGCCCCGACAACGCCAGCCTCTTCTATGTGCTCTACCTATTCCGGCATGCCTTTACCTACTTCAACATGGGCTACGCCTCGGCGCTGGCCTGGATACTCTTTCTGATCATATTAGCCTGCACATTCGTGCTGATCAAAACACAGGATCGGTGGGTAC from the Chloroflexia bacterium SDU3-3 genome contains:
- a CDS encoding multidrug resistance efflux transporter family protein; protein product: MKAIVLGLIASLFFATSFVLNRSMNLGGGAWMWSAVLRYVWMLPMLLAIVYMRGSARAMWRELRQHLWAWLGWSTVGFGLFYAPLCFAAAFQPAWLVASTWQLTIIAGSLLAPLLWVAAPTPDGPRRVRGRIPLRGIGFSLLIVLGVVVMQAEQVGRVSLGDVLLGALPVLLAAFAYPLGNRKMMELCGQRLDTFQRVCGMTIASMPFWAVLAAYGLATAGPPSLPQVEQSLVVAVCSGVVATLLFFRATDMAHGDAHRLAAVEATQSGEVVFTLLGEIVWLQGALPSAVGLAGIACIVVGMVAHSYSSHRVVRPA
- a CDS encoding LacI family transcriptional regulator, which produces MRKRRATSQDVAKRAGVSRSTVSAILNHTPGIGYSEETRKSVLQAIQELNYKVNVQAKSMRTGLSRCIAVYGNVTNPLFLQSLDGIQEVCSNNDYHLLLYGAKRDPAYRFSMIDVFLQHRIDGIISVDYTTFQDFSWFKTISTEEVPYVSIEGYPTNSDVSSVLMDYAHSVTIALEYMSQRSPVLPLYLELYDTADGHSYENWAETNRRNAYCRWMKSHGSEPRVLSIEDQPWAAGSHFWISWLSQQQLPMTVLSNWSRGAAYLYRAAYSLGLRIGRDLQVMACDNTERINAHMIPTLSAVEVPYKDMGILATKRLIEYISHRRPTTDTSSQWLSARLVPGESI
- a CDS encoding sugar ABC transporter substrate-binding protein, encoding MLLLHRQNWHMRSSQQQGLDHERRPLMKRWTSAALISCLLFAIAACGTPGSVTPPVAQATAVPGTPQKISWLVGASPEQLVQYQQVMSEARRDLNIEVDISPTTADNFNQKVQTLIAAKENPEFWVGGTDFVPWASRGAVKPINDYITTNNFDLSRFDPKTVDAFRWNGKLWRIPTATFTVVLFYNEDMFKAAGIDTPPTDWNNKTWTLDEFTQVAQKLTIDKNGKNALDPAFDPNNVVQYGIADMQSFLLYPWYFGGDWSDKEGKTFTGNSPEVVKGLQTVADLSNKYHVLPTPATIKALGGDLFATGKAAMTMNGNWAIASYKEKPNLHWNVAASPIGTNHSIVLFTDGIGIGDNSKNPDAMWKVIDWIFGDETHTSEFIQAAGGGAAIPAMTSLQRTFISDAKESLPNLHIEVFTEATKHPDAKPIYLRFNPNWSKIEIALNDGLEPLWSGKSDAATLMNELQPKIQKLMDEPVSN
- a CDS encoding sugar ABC transporter permease, whose translation is MASYQPVHKVPYAGPQGLSQRWARSFRQNALFFLFISPWLIGFLVFSVYPLLFSIWLSLSKWDIIGSIHYVGFENYRTIFTEDDSFWQSLRVTITYTFISVPLNMMVSLGIALLLNQKIRGVKVWRTLFYLPSLISGVAVSLIWTWVFNPNTGIINQALSAFGINGPMWIYDSNWVMPALIIMGLWGAGGNMMILISGLQGIPTALYEAAELDGANAAQRLWHITVPMLSPVLFFVLIQSVIGTFQTFTQAYVMTDGGPDNASLFYVLYLFRHAFTYFNMGYASALAWILFLIILACTFVLIKTQDRWVHYESKR